TTCCCCAATCGCGGTTCGCTTGCCGCACGTCGGGCACGCCGCGCATGATATCGAGGGCTTTTCCGGAGATGTCGTACAGTTTCGCGGGATCGGGTCCGATGACCCGGAACTCGACCGGGAAGGGCGTGTAGGGCCCGAACACGAGCTGCGTGACGCGCACATAGGCCTCAGGCGCCAGTCCCTGAGAGACCGCCTCTCGGAGTCGGCGCTTCAACGCCTCGCGAGCCTCTGCATCCGGCGTCAGCACGACGATCTTGGCGAAGGCAGGATCCGGCAGCTCCGGCGACATCGCGAAGAAGAAGCGGGGAGCGCCCTGACCGACATAGCTCGTGACGATCTTCGCCTCGGGCTGGCTCGTCAGCCAATGTTCGAGCCTCTCGACCGTGGCCGTCGTCGTCTCTATGCTGGCGCCGTCCGGCAGGCGAACTTCCACCAGCACTTCGGGGCGATCGGATGTCGGGAAGAACTGCTGCTTGAGGGCGCCCATGCCGACGCCGGAAATCAGGAAGGCGATGCCGACGACGCCGCAGGTTGCGAACTTGTGGCGCACGGCGAATGCAATGAGCCGACGCAGACGCTGGTAGTTTGGCGTGTCGTAAATCGCGTGGGCGCCGCCTTCGATCGGCTTGAACGCGGGCAGCATCTTGACGCCGAGATAGGGCGTGAAGACCACCGCGACGATCCAGGAGACGATGAGGGCGAAGCCCACCACCCAGAAGATGTTGCCGGCGTATTCGCCGGCCGACGAGCGCGCGAAGCCCACCGGCAGGAACCCGGCGATCGTCACAAGGGTGCCGGACAGCATCGGCGCCGCAGTGTGACTCCAGGCATAGGCCGCGGCCTTGATGCGGTCCATGCCCTCTTCCATCTTAACGACCATAACTTCGATGGCGATGATGGCGTCATCGACGAGAAGGCCGAGCGCCAGGATGAGAGCGCCGAGCGTGATGCGGTCGAAGAAGCGTCCCGTTTCCAGCATGATCAGGAACACGACGGCAAGCGTCAGAGGCACGGCGGCAGCCACGACGATGCCGACGCGCCAGCCGAGGCTGACGAGGCTCACCAGCAGCACCACGCCAAGCGCCATCGCGAATTTCATCATGAATTCGTCGACCGCCGAGGTGATATTGACGGCCTGGTCGCTGACCTTGGCGAGCGTCATTCCGAGCGGCAGGGTCTGTGCGATGGCAGCGGACTTCTCCTCCAGCGCCTTGCCGAGCGCGAGACCATCCCAGCCCTCCTGCATGACCGCCGCGAGCATGATGGTCGGCTCTCCCTGGTGTCTGATGAGGTAGGTGGGAGGGTCTTCGTAGCCGCGGCGGACGTCGGCCACGTCGGAGAGCTTTAGCGTGCGCCCCGCAGCCACGATCGGCGTGTCGGCGATCGTCTGGACGCTGTCATAGGCCCCGTCGATCCGGATGAAGACCTGCGGCCCCTTTGTGTCGATAGAGCCTGCCGGCGCGACAGTGTTTTGCCGCTGCAAGGCGGCGACAATATCCTGCGCCGACACGCCGAGGGTCGCCAGTTTGGCGTAGGAAAAATCAACAAATATCTGTTCGGGACGTTCGCCAAGAATATTGATCTTCTTGACGCCGGGCACGTGCAGGAGGTCCTGGCGAATGGTCTCGGCTTGCCTTGCGAGCTCCCGCATCGGCATGCCCTTCGCCTTGAGAGCGTAGAGGCCGAAGCTCACATCCGAATATTCGTCATTGACGAAAGGGCCGAGTACGCCGGACGGCAGCTTGCGGGTTTCATCACCGAGCTTTTTACGGGCCTGGTAGAACTCCTCCTGCACGCTCGAGGGCGGCGTGCTGTCCTTCAGCGTGACCGTCATATAGGCATAACCTGGCCGTGTGATCGTCTCCACGCGGTCGTACCAGGTCAGCTCCTGAATCCGCTTCTCCAACGGTTCGGCGACGAGGTCCTGCATCTCGCGCGCCGTCGCGCCCGGCCATACCGTCGTGACCGTCAGGTTCTTGATAGTGAAGGAGGGATCCTCCGCCCGTCCAAGCATGACAAAGGCGTAAGCGCCCGCGGCCGCCAGCAGGAGGATGAAGAAGAGGGTGACGGCCCGTTCGCGAACGGCGATCGCGGAAAGATTGAGGTTCATCGGGCGCCCCTGCTTTCGGGAGCAGTCCTGACGCGCGCGCCGTCCTGCAAAAGATGCGCGCCGAGCGAAACAACCGGGTCGCCGGAGCTCAGTCCGGAGACCTCGACAGTTTCGGTGGCCACGCGCATGAGCTTGACGGGTCGAAAGTGAACGGTCGAAGTGGCGCTGTCGAAGACCCAAACGCCGGTCTTCCGGCCATCGTCGAGCACGGCTCCCAGCGGCACCTGGACTTCCGGCCGACTTGCCTTGTTCTCCAATCGAATGGTCACTGTGGCGCCGAGGGGCGCCGCCGACGCCGCGCCGTCGAGCACGTATCGCGCCTCGTAAGTTCGGGTTCGGCCATCCGCGGAATCCGACAGCTGCCGGAGATGCGCGGTATAGCGGCGCCCGTCGCTCCCATACACGCTGGCCTCGGCTGCCGAGCCGATCGCCGGTCGGATCGTTTCGGGAAGCGCGACCACCGCTTCGCGGGGGCCGGCCTGGGCAAGCCGAACCACGGTCTGGCCGGCGGAGACCACCTGTCCCGCTTCGCCAAGCGTTTCCATCACCGTTCCATCGGCGTCCGCCACCAGGACGGAATAGGCCGCCTCGTTCTCGGAGACCCGCGCCTCGGCTTCGGCGGCCGCGAGTTGCGCCTTGGCTGAATCTGATGCGGCTTTCGCCTGCTCATAACGCTGTCGGGTCACCCATCCTTCGCTTAACAACTTGGCGTATCGCCGCTCATCCGGGACCAGCTGGGTGACCGAGGCGCGGGCCGCAACGACGGCGTTGCGCTTCGCGGTATGCGCATGGCGAAGGTCGGTTTCGTCGATCCGCATCAGCGGCTGGCCGGCTTTGACCGGCTGCCCGGCGTTCACAAGCCGTTCCACGATCTTGCCGGCGACGCGAAAGCCCAGATCGCTCTGAACCCTTGCCCCGATGACGCCCGTGAAGCCACGTTGGGATCCGGTCACTCTCGTCGCCGTCGCCAGTCGGACGACCGGAGGCTCCTGCCTCGGGTCGTTCATGGCAGAGGCTTCCCGCGTCCGCATGGAAACAGTGACGAGCGCGACCGCCCCAGACACCGTGAGAAGGCCCCCCAGCACAACAGCGGGTCTCTTTTTCATGGCCGTCTCCTTCAGTAACATTTAGATTGCAATCCAAAGCTAACTCAGATAGATTTCGAACGCAATCTAAAAAGGAGGTCGGAGATGCGCGTCAGTCGCACTCAGGCAGCGGAAAACCGCGAGACGGTGATCAATGTGGCAAGTCGGCTTTTTCGGGAGCGCGGCTTTGACGGCATCGGCCTCAAGGATCTGATGAAGGGCGCCGGGCTGACCCAGGGCGCTTTTTACAAGCAGTTCGCGTCAAAGGAGGACTTGGCCGCACAGGCGTCCAGGCGGGCCTTGGAGAGCGCCTTCAACCGATGGTCGACCGCGATGGCGACCAAACCCGAGGATCCGCTTGGCGCCGTGTTGGCGTTCTATCTCAGTATGGGCCATCGCGAAAAAAAGATGGACGGTTGCCCGCTCGTGGCGCTCGCCGCAGACGCCGCCAGACAGGGCGATGACGTGAAGGCGTCATTCGAAGCCGGCATCAAGGCGCATCTTGAAATCCTTGGCCGCTTGATTGCCGAAACCGAAGATTCCGAGGCCAAGGGCAAGGCCATGGCCGTCCTCTCACTTATGGTTGGCGCGGTGACGCTATCGCGCGCC
The DNA window shown above is from Methylocystis echinoides and carries:
- a CDS encoding efflux RND transporter periplasmic adaptor subunit, with product MKKRPAVVLGGLLTVSGAVALVTVSMRTREASAMNDPRQEPPVVRLATATRVTGSQRGFTGVIGARVQSDLGFRVAGKIVERLVNAGQPVKAGQPLMRIDETDLRHAHTAKRNAVVAARASVTQLVPDERRYAKLLSEGWVTRQRYEQAKAASDSAKAQLAAAEAEARVSENEAAYSVLVADADGTVMETLGEAGQVVSAGQTVVRLAQAGPREAVVALPETIRPAIGSAAEASVYGSDGRRYTAHLRQLSDSADGRTRTYEARYVLDGAASAAPLGATVTIRLENKASRPEVQVPLGAVLDDGRKTGVWVFDSATSTVHFRPVKLMRVATETVEVSGLSSGDPVVSLGAHLLQDGARVRTAPESRGAR
- a CDS encoding TetR/AcrR family transcriptional regulator, translating into MRVSRTQAAENRETVINVASRLFRERGFDGIGLKDLMKGAGLTQGAFYKQFASKEDLAAQASRRALESAFNRWSTAMATKPEDPLGAVLAFYLSMGHREKKMDGCPLVALAADAARQGDDVKASFEAGIKAHLEILGRLIAETEDSEAKGKAMAVLSLMVGAVTLSRAVNDPDLAQSLLDAAAEQIREVVASPERRR